TGAATACCGACGTGATTGGCTTCTCCATGATTTAATAATGTTCTAGGTGATTCAATCTGCGTCTTTGTTATGTACGGACCTAGATCAACTTTTACTGACGCCTTAATTATTTTGTCAACAGGGAAGCGATTGTGAATACCGCCATAGTGACGTAGCTCGGCTTAATCCTCGAGATTGCTGGTACTGGTTGAATGGAAGCTGCTTAAACCCAAAGTGCGGTTTCCGGCACCCTGTGAGTCATTTCTTCTCTAACATACTCTGCAATCTCAACATCTATGTGCTATAGGTACCGTGATATAAAATTAGCAGTTTATACTTTTATTAGTGAACAAAGAGTGTTCCGTGTAAGCTAATTGTTGACATGATAGTTAACAATCTTCTTCTTACAGCCGCTTGATGGATTTTTGGGAGCGCAAGTTCAAACTCCTACGGGATCTTCTGTACCTCCAGTGGCATCTGTTGCACCTACACCAAATGTTCCATATGGTTCTGGTAAGCAAGGTGTGCCCTGTATATTCTTCCAGCAAGGCTTCTGTTTAAAAGGTGATAGGTGTCCGTTCTTCCATGCACCGATCTCTGTATCTAACAAAGCCCCACCCCATCCTTTATCTACTGCATCTACTGAGAAAACCCCTTTTAAGAAGGCATTTGGTGGGCTTGAAAAGTGTGTGCAAGGAAAGACATTTTCTCAAGCAAATACTTGGAAGTCTGGGGAATTGCCTGTACAAACACAACCAGTTAGGAAGCTGGGAACTCATTTGTCCAAGAATGATGCTGCCTTTAATGAGAATGTGCTGCCACCAAATTCTGTCATTGATGTTGTGCATCACAGGCACAAACCAAAAAGTGTGCCTCCTACGAATGGAAATCCTATTGGTAGGTCCAACAGAATGCAGCAGTCTGTCAGGTTTGATGATCACAGCAGCATTCAGAACAAGGATGATGAGATTTCAAGGGAGCTTTCACCTGGTTTTGATGTTCTTGTGGATGATGAGCTAAGAGGTAATGCTTTCTATCAAGCTGAAGATCAGTATGGCAGAAATGAGGGGAGGAATGAATACGATATTGGCCACTCTGCCGATTACACTTCAGTAGCAGATATTGACCAAGATGCGTACCATGATGTGTATGGGCTTGACTCTCACGACAGGCTTCCGGGTCGCTCTGGTAGTGTGCAGCATAGAGCTTCTTCTGAGCGAATACAAGGGGAATCAGCTCATCTTGAAAGGAGACGCCATGGTAGAGTGTACAGCCCTGAAGAAGTTCGAGAGTCAGATTTGAGACATCGTTTATCAAAGCATAAGAGGGTTAATGGTTTGAGGTCGGTCATTAGTCATGATTATAAAAGTGAAAAGCATGCTGAAGATCGAGGCTACCAGAGTTCCAGGAGGGATCGACACCATTTACCGTCACATGATAGTTCCGTTGCTAGTCGTCTTCGAGGAAGAATAAAGCTACCAAGTAGACCATCCTCTCCAACTAATGGGACGGACATGCGGTTAGATAGGGATATGGATAGGGCTAGAGACCGTGGCAGGTTATCTTTAGAAAGGCCACAGCTTTTCTCTCAACAGGGAAGGCTTCGAGATAGAATAAAGGGAAGAGTGCAGGAGGATCTCAATAATGCTGGAAGAAATAACAGTGGTCCACGCCTAAGAAGAGATATAAGTGAGAATGATTCTGATTTTTCTGGTCCACGAAGTCTTGCAGAACTTAAAGGTCGTAAAACTGCTGAGACCAGTGAACAAAATGTCAACGAGCAACAGGCCCTAGGGAAGCGTAAGTTACAAAAGCATGATGGCTATCAGCAAACTGGAGGCGATCTATCATTTGAAGGACCAATGCCTCTGCAAGAGATCCtgaagagaaaaagaagtgaAACGGGCATGAAATCTGTTAAGAGTGAAGACTATCAACATGAAAGAAAAGCCCACTCATTGGTAACTTCCTCTATCTCCAGGAGCGGGTCTGACCTTGGGCAAAAGGAAGAATCTGATCCTGCATCAGGTAAGAAAAATGGGTTTCAAGAGACAATAGCAGCTGGTCATCAATCTCCTGTGCACCATGGTGCAAATGAATTTGAAGCTGAAGAAGGGATGCTTGTGGAAGAAGAAGATGATCAAGACACCGAAGGTCATGATCAGAGAGATTATGATTATGAGCAGGTTGATGGTGAAGACTACAATTTAGATGAAGGCGAGAATGCTGACGCTGGTGAGGAATACCtggatgatgatgacgatgatggagATGACTTTGCAAAGAAGATGGGCGTTGTTTTCTCGTAAACAATGGGATACGTCATTTGCTCTGAGCTGTTGCTATGGCTGTAAGCTTTTGTGTGCCATTTTAGGCTGGCTCGAAATGAGCAAATTCAACTACTCtactgattttatttttagaagtaGAGAGCACTCTTTTTCTTGCCCTTTGCACTATCAGAAATTTTTCGTCTTTGTATTTATACTTGAGATGGAAAATTTTCCATCAGTTAGTGGCACTTGGCAGCTCTATAGTTTTGCCAAAAAGGGTGTTGACTGTAAGTCTGTAACATTAGAGGATTAATAAGAAAAATGTTTGCTATATCTTTTCTCCTGAAATTGGTGCAGCTGAAGCTTAGTtgtaacttttttctttttcctataCATATTTGGTAGTGACATTGTTACTTGTGAAATAGAACATGGAATCCTACTATTTTAGGAACAGGTccttttttgttttgaaatatagctcaaagtaacaatatagaacaatgAAAAACAAGGTAAGAGATATAGAGAAAGAGGAGAGATtcttgaatatgtcattaagcatacaaatatgtcattgaatatgtcattaagcatttgagaagattatggaggaagagtagacatccacaaTAATTTgaattttcttataacactctcccttggatgtccataggtaatgtgtctcgttaaaaccttattagaaaaaaaccatatgggaaaaaaattctagtgaaagaaaaagagtacacctcgttaaaaccttattagaaaaaaactatatgggaaaaaaattctagtgaaagaaaaagagtacacatgtttagaaatacgccttttggttgcctcgttaaaaaccttgtaaggaaaatccagtgggacaaaatcttataagggaaaaagagtacaacacgtattaactccccccgatgagagcatcaattcacatccttgagcctttgcatcccaatcttgtatactagtttcttgaaggttgacgtcggtagagatttggtgaacaaatcagccatattatcacttgaacggatttgttgcacattgatatcaccattcttttgaagatcatgtgtgaaaaataactttggtgaaatgtgttttatcttatccccttttatgaatccccccttcaattgggctatgcatgctgcattgtcttcatacaaaattgttggtagtttgtcacacttcaaaccacatttgtcttgaataaggtgtattatagacttcaaccatacacattctcgacttgcttcatgaatagcaattatctcagcatgattagatgaactagccacgattgattgcttagtcgattgccaagatatgacagtgtctccatatgtaaacacatagcctgtttgagatcgagccttgtgtgggtcagataaatacctagcatcggcataaccaacaagattgggactgcaatcattgccataaaataatctcatatcggtagtcccttttagataccgcaatatgtgtttgattccattccaatgtctccttgtaggagcagagctatatcttgttaagacattaaatGAAAAGGTTATGTTAggccttgtaatgttagaaagatacattagtgcaccaattgcactaagatatgg
This region of Nicotiana tomentosiformis chromosome 4, ASM39032v3, whole genome shotgun sequence genomic DNA includes:
- the LOC104097122 gene encoding zinc finger CCCH domain-containing protein 17 gives rise to the protein MVGPTPPPQQLQIQTPSTAPPPAMLSAEDEALKRNTDCVYFLASPLTCKKGSDCEYRHSDVARLNPRDCWYWLNGSCLNPKCGFRHPPLDGFLGAQVQTPTGSSVPPVASVAPTPNVPYGSGKQGVPCIFFQQGFCLKGDRCPFFHAPISVSNKAPPHPLSTASTEKTPFKKAFGGLEKCVQGKTFSQANTWKSGELPVQTQPVRKLGTHLSKNDAAFNENVLPPNSVIDVVHHRHKPKSVPPTNGNPIGRSNRMQQSVRFDDHSSIQNKDDEISRELSPGFDVLVDDELRGNAFYQAEDQYGRNEGRNEYDIGHSADYTSVADIDQDAYHDVYGLDSHDRLPGRSGSVQHRASSERIQGESAHLERRRHGRVYSPEEVRESDLRHRLSKHKRVNGLRSVISHDYKSEKHAEDRGYQSSRRDRHHLPSHDSSVASRLRGRIKLPSRPSSPTNGTDMRLDRDMDRARDRGRLSLERPQLFSQQGRLRDRIKGRVQEDLNNAGRNNSGPRLRRDISENDSDFSGPRSLAELKGRKTAETSEQNVNEQQALGKRKLQKHDGYQQTGGDLSFEGPMPLQEILKRKRSETGMKSVKSEDYQHERKAHSLVTSSISRSGSDLGQKEESDPASGKKNGFQETIAAGHQSPVHHGANEFEAEEGMLVEEEDDQDTEGHDQRDYDYEQVDGEDYNLDEGENADAGEEYLDDDDDDGDDFAKKMGVVFS